The region tgtaaattttctctctactctttcaatcttattactatctttcctgtaggtaggtgaccagaaatgcacgcaGTACTTCAAATTTGGCatcaccaacattttatacaacttcaatataacatcccaactctgtactcagtactttgaggACAATGTGACAAaatccctcttaatgaccttatctacctgtgatgccgctttcaaggaattatggatctattccccaaatccctttgttttaccacaTTCTTCCATTCTCTGCAGCTCACTgtatgtcctaccctggtttgtcctctcaaagtgcaacatctcatacttttctgcagtaaattccatctgtcaattTCAGCTAATTTTCCCAACTAGTCCAGGTCCTACTGCAAGTTTTATAGACTGCCTGCACTCTCAGTCTTGGTATCATCTGAAAAATTGTTGATctagtttatcacattatcatccaagccattaatgtagatgacaaacaacaatggaaccagcaccaatccctgcagtacGCTATtaatcacaggtctccagtcagagatgcaattatctatgcaacacacacaaaattctggaggaactcaacaggccaggcagtatctatggaaaagaataaacagtcgacttttcttGGCCCGGAACATcgcctgtactcttttctatagatgctgcctgaccttctgagttcctccagtattttgtgtgtgttgcttggatctccagcacctgcagattttcttgtgtttgtgattggaGGCAACTATCTACGACCACTTCTGGTTTCCCCTGCTAAACCATTGTGACTCCTATTTTAGTAGTTCAATCTGAGTGCAAAGTGACTGAACCTCTGGATCAGTTTCCCAAATGgaattttgtcaaaggccttgcaaaAGTCCATCAAGACAtcgtccactgcctttccttcatcaacttttctggtgacctcattgaaaatctgtgtaacattggttagacatgacctgcaGTGCACAATCTTCGCTTTCGGAGTTGACATATCCAGGATCTAACAGCACCCTCCTTGAAATGTGCTGAGCAGGACTGTAGCATAGAATCACGATCAGGCCCAATGGCTCCACGGTTAAACAGCAGGAGAGTTGGCTTTGTTTTCTGTCGAGTAAAGCTGTCTGAGAAGAGCTTTGCTAGAGGCATGAAAGCTCATGACTGGTTTAAGTGGGGTGATCAGAAAGAAGAGTTTCCATTAGCCAGTGATTCAGAGTGCAGGTATACAGATTTAAAATTCTGGGCAAAAAGTCCAAGTTTGAATGTGAGAtaatttttgttattattattgtctAAAATAGCTTAGtatctggaattcactgcctggaGGAGTGCTGGAAAGATCAATTGGTGCACTTCAAATGGGAACAGAAGACGTATCTTTGGGAGAAAAATTTCTTGGAAAATGGTGAAACAGCAGAGAAATTGGACCGATAGGATTACTTCAGTGGAATCCAGCATGGATTTGATGAAAAGAATGGCCTACATTGGTGCCATAATGATGATATGCctgaacagcatctctgaactaATTCTGTTCTGTTCTCCTATTTCCCACACCTACTTAACATTAACTATTTACCCTCTTTGAAAGTCTTTTAAAGATGCTGCACTCATTGTTGTTTATATTTGGGGCATTTCTCATCCTAAATCGCTCCGTATTACATAATTCTTATAACCTTCCAATTCTATTGGAAAGACTCTGCCATCTGATTACTGAGGGTGGCTAGTAGAAATTATTTTTCCATTTACATGATTATTATTAAAATTATAATTTTTAAATGCTTTTACAACTCTTTCTAACACTTGTTCTGATGAAGTCCCAATTTTCTGGGGCCTCTTCTTTATTCAAATATTGCACTGATGGCAATATTTTAGTGAATTTCTTCTGTATCCTCTCCAGTGCCTTGACATTCTTCAAGTTGTAGAATGCTGAAGCCGGACATGATATCAAACTGTACCTCTCTTTTGGTTCAGTATTCTAGTTATCATTGAAGATGGTTTCAGCAATGTCATTCCTTCTTTCAAGAGTTGGACAATTGCAAATACAACCACATGCAAGCATTTCTTCCTGCTCCTTAAATAACACTATATGACACCAAAGTTTGTTACCCCTCTCCACAATACCACCAAGGAGGTTTTAAACTATATTggcaggggtggggtgggggggtaggtCTCAAGAGAGTGAAGACAGTGAGAAGATGAGTACAGGTAGCATCCAAAGCAAGAGAAACCGAGCAACCAGGACAGCCATGTTTCAGTAAAAAGGCAGATAGGACCACTGCTCTAAGTTGCATCTATTGCATGGCACACAGCTTAGCAGGCAAGGTGGACATACTGAGGGACGGAATGCCTCTCAGGACGAGAAAGTTGAGGTGATAACACAAAAGTAGCTGATAGAGGGGCAGGACTGCCAGCTTAATGCTCCAGGATGCTGACACTGTTGGTGTGACAGAGGAACAGGCAGGAGTGAAAGGGTATTGCCTTTTTAATAAGGGAGGGCATAACATCAGCACTTAGAGAGGATCATCTAATGAGTTCATTTGATTAGAAATAAGAAGGTAcccttatcaaaagggtttaatagcaatcatttatgatatgattatgaaaatacagtCAGATATAtccgataaaattaaaaatgaatgggagaaggaacttgaactttctttacctatagagaaatgggagaaaattttccAATTAGTTAACTCTTCTtatatttgtgctaaacatacgttgattcaatttaaagtggtgcatagggctcatatgtttAAAGATAAATTAGGTCGTTTTTACTCTGATATAAATCCGATCTGTGATAGATGTTATTTTGAGGTAGCCTCTTTGACTCATGTTTTCGTCTTtccctcttttggaaaaataatggaaagatatttttgatacaaTCTCTACAGCtttgcacattgatttacaacctcaccctatcactgcaatttttggtttaccaatgattgaTCTGCCCTCTTCAGCctggtggatgattgcatttgctactttaatagctagaagatctattttattgaattggaaagagatgaatccTCCGACTATATCTCAATGGTTTCCCCAAACCATATCCTGTGTATCTTGTTTAGTTTTAGTTCTGCTTAGTTTAGTTTACtttgtttttcatttttcaatttggcttttttttccatctttttatctCTTTGTATCTTGTCAATATTAAGGGTTTGGGAGGTCAATTATATTGGTGTTACTTATAGTTTCTACTCACATGTGTtacttgccaacaatgtaatcctACTCCCTTTGTACTATTATGATCGCTATGTATTCGTCTTTGAAAAATTcagtaaaaagattgaaaaagaaagaaagaagtaaGAAGGGGATGGTCACCTTGACAGGGCtgtattataaaccacctaaCAGCTGGTGGGAACTTGAGAAGCAGAGCTGTTGAGAAACTGCATGCCATTGTGAAAATACTAGGGTGCTGTTCCCAGTATCGACTGGGCCACCCAGCAGGCAAAAGGGTCAGGATAGTGCGGAATATGTGTGGTGTGTTCAAGACCAGTTCCTCACTTAATATATGGAGAAAGCTACTGGGGAAAGAGCTAAGGAACGAGGCAAGTCAAGTAATGAATGTGGCaattggggagcactttgggttcAGTGacataattccattagttttcAAATAGTTATGGAAAAAGTTAAAAACAGATCAAAGTCCTGAACTGAAACAGAGCCAACTTCCAGTGCATTAGGCAGTGTTAAGCTGGGGTCCACTAGGAGACTCTACTTAAAGGCAAAACAACAGTTGGCAAGTGGGAGACTTTTAAAAGGGTTATATCAAGAGTCCAGGGGCAGCATGTTCCTTTTAGGGTGAAGGGTAGACACACCAAGTTCAGTGAACCTTGGTTGTTGAGCGATATTGAATCCCTGGtctggatttttttctttttcattgcTTTTAGGCAGCTAGGCTCAAATGTGAAACGTATAAGAGCAGGTTTAAGGGGGAAATTAGCAGGGCAAAAAGAGGGTATGAGATGCAATCAATAAGCAGAAGAGACTCTGCACatgctgaaaaacttgagcaacaactacaaaatgctggaagaactcaacaggtcaggcagtatctctggTGGGGAATACACAGTTGgcagtttgggctgagacccttcttcaggatctgaaaggttgactgtttattcccctctttaGGTGCTTTCTGACTTTTATCTCTCTGTTTCTCCTCGTTTACTAAAGAGAATATCATGGATGCTTAAAAAATGAGGGTAATAGGCAGTGAGTTCTTGAAACATGCATTTTACAAGGAAGAAGTTATTTGTAGCCATTAAGGTTCCCCAGGGCTTGACTGAAtgcaccccagaccttatggaCGGTCAGGGAAGAAATTGCAGAAGCTCTTGTAGAGATTATTGCTTCATCGTCAGCTACTGTTggagttctggaagactggacgATGGCTGATGttcttccattgttcaagaaaggtaacaaGGACAAGCCAGGAACTACATGCCACTGACACCGATTTCAgttgtagggaagttactggagggaattctgaggaaTAAGATCTATAGTCACTTAGATAGTCAAGGCCCGATCAGGAGTAGTCAAGCATGGCTTTATATGTGGGGAGTCATGTCTAATGAATCTTGTGGAATGTTTCAAAGAGGCAAACATGGGGATAGATGAAAGCCAGACATATGGACTTTAGCAATACCTTTGACAAAGACCCACACGGCAGACTTATCTGGAAGATTAAGTCACATGGGATTTAGGAGGAGCTATTGagatggattcagaactggctcgaTGATAGGGAACTCAGGCTGATGCTTGAAGGTCGATTCTCTGACAAGAGGCCTGTATCTAGTGAGATGCCCCAGAGGTCAATTTTGGGACCTCTGTTattatttatgtaaatgatttggctGTGAACACTCATGGAacaattagcaaatttgcagataatattAAATTAGGGGTTCTTGCTGAAAGTGAAGCAGGTTACAAGGAATTACAAAGAGATCTTGGTCATTTAAGGAAATGAGTGATGAAGAGCAAATGGATTCCAACATAGATTATGCATAATGTAATGCGGTTTGGATATTGAAACTGGGGGAGGACCCGTACAGTGCATGGCCATTCGCTGATAATGGAGCAAAAGTACACAGGGTGGTAACAAAGGCATTtcgtatgctggccttcatcagttagggCATTGAGTTCAATAGTAGGGACATTTTATTGCTGTTTCACAAGTTgttgagactgcacttggagttccgtaaagaccgtaagacattggagcagaattaggactttGGCCAATtaggtctactctgccatttcatcatggctgatccatttccctctcaaccccattttcctgcctcctccccgtaactTTTCACGCCCTGACTtataaagaatctatcaatctcaacggactggcctccacagccgcctgtggcaacaaattccacacattcaccaacctccggctaaagaaactcctccaaATCGCCATTCTGAATGGACGTCCCATAATTCTGAGGttgcaccctctggtcctagacttccccacttaggaaacattctctccacattcaatTCAAcaagccctttcaatattcaattggtttcaatgatataccttcattcttctaaattcttgcAAGTGCAggtgcagagccatcaaatgctcctcatatgataagcttttcaaaACCGGAATCAtattcgtgaacctcctttgacccttctccagtgtcagcacatcctttcttagataaggggcccaaaactccaaagtgaagcctcaccattgccttataaagatGAAGCCATCCATCTTCACTTTTCTATTCtcctcctcttgaaataaatgctaacattgtatttgccttcctcatgaccaaatcaaactgcaagttagcctttagggaaacctgcacaaggactcctgagtctctttgcaccttggattattgaacttcctccctgcttacaaaataatctacacttttattccttctgaagactggtgcaaaatacttatttagtttgttGGCATTTCCTTGTCTAAAAGAcctctttacacagagggtggtgagcatCTGGAATGAGCTTCCAAAGTAAGAGGCAAAGGTGAGTAGAATTGCAATGTTTAAggggcatttggataggtacatggagagcaAGGCCTTGGAGGGTCCTGTAAAAGAAAAGATTATTTCTGAAGaagaataagaacataagaaatagaagaagAACTAGACCATCTGGcctatcgagcctgctccaccgttcaataaAACCATGGCTGATGTGGCCATGGCCTCAGCTCACTTACCTGTCTTTTTCCCAatacccttaattcccctgctacgCAAAAACttatctaactgtgtcttaaatatattgaaTGAGATAGCCTCTCAAATGCAACAAGGAGAGCTAAATAGTGCAAATGGTGTGCATAAAATGACTGTTACTAAGAATAGTTTTGTCTTTGTACAAGATAACTGATGCATGCAGTATTCTAGACAGTGTTAACATAATGTGGTATTGTAGGAATTATTGGTCTTTGGTGAATGAATAGAAGTATAATTTCTATGTGAGCCATGAACATATTATTTTGCATGTCTTAACAATGCTTCTTGTCACACTTCTCTGAACTTTGAGCTCTGTCTATTCAAAACATGATTTATTCCTTTGAGGACTTGGTTTACAATGTATGCTAAGTCAAAAATGCAGCAAGAAAATCAAATTGAAACTTGAAAGATAGGTTTATTATGTCGAGTTTAAAATGTGTCAGAGCTAATACTCTAATTGGCAGCCAAGTCCATTTAACCTTTTTGACCATGTTGTATTCAACCCAGTTTAATCTTTATGTCCAAACCTGTATAATCTTCAGGGATTTTTTCCTCTTCCATATGCACTTTTCCTGGTCTTACACCAATTCCTCTCTGGAACTAGTTCCCGATAGTAAGATGAAGCAGAAAAAAAATATACGTGTTGGTGCCTTTCTTGCCCCTCTCTTGGGCCCCAGTTAGCCTTAACAAAGAGACTCTGCCGAAGGCAGAACTAAACTTAAAGAGTTCAATCGTGGATAATGAGAAACACCGCATATTAACCAGATGAATATGACAGCGTACATTGATCAGCTGTGTACCATATCGACAAAACCCCAGAAAGACATAATATATTTTAAATGATTCAATCAGCACTTTCAACATATACATTTAAGAAAATAGAAAAATTCATGGAACAAACTAAGAAAGCAAGCAGGACAGAAATCTGAACTGACTACATTTTTCTTTGTTGAGATTTAGTTACTATTCTTTCCAGATTATTGGCATGTCATAATGCACAAACTTTATCTGAATATTAGTCataatttatatttaattatGGTTGACTATCACTGAAGTAGTACAACATATTTAGCACCTCACATCTCAAGAACTTATTTGTCCAATATTATTTAATACATTTGcagttgaattggaaagagatgataAAGATAACTTTGTCCCGTAGATCAATCAGAGAGGAGCAGATTTGAAGAAAAAATTAGATATCAGTTTCTGAATATATCCAGTCTAGGTAATTGGACACTTTTGTGTAAACACCAAATTTATGGAACCGGCCACATCCTTCTCCCCAGCTGACCAGTCCTATCAGAAACCACGTGCCATTCTTTACAATGACCATTGGTCCACCGCTATCACCTTTACAGGCATCTCTTCTGAAACTTGGGTCTCCTGCGCAGATCATGTTGTATGTGATTCTGTTTCCTAGCATCTCCTGGCACTGTTTATGGGAAACCAATGTAATGTCGATGAACAACAGAGTGGTAGGGCGGATCGTGTCATCGTTTTCATCCACTGCTCCCCAACCTGTGACCAATACTTTGTTTCCCGGAATGAGTAATCTTTCCTCTGCCATCATTCGGCCGGGGAGGCACACTGGGAGGATGTAATCACTGAAGATAGCGGGTACAGATAGCTGGAGGAGAGCGATATCATTATCCAGTCTACTGCGGGTGAAGTTGGGATGGATGATCACTGCACTTATGATGATAGTATCCTCTGTTTGCTCATTAACTGTCCGGTTATGCTCACCTGAAACATAGATGGGCATTACGTCATGTGAACATTCAGTATCACTCGCAATACACAcagcacactggaggaactcagcaggtcaggctgtgtcAATGGAAatagacctttcttcaggactcttGTCTCACTGTCTGGAATCAGTATCACTGTCAGACTGCCTCCTCCACATGCTCTTAGTGGAAATGACTCTGCTGATTTCCCCCACTGAACCCCACAATGAAGCAATCCAATAAGAAGCGAAGTTTGCTTCAAGACTGGTTGCGTTTGTTATCTGAAGCTCATCAGCAGCAGCTTGCGCTGGAAGTTCAGAGCAGTAGACTGATAGTTCCAAGGCACCAGGGTCCTCTGCCATGAGAACTTGTCCTGATATTGTACTCTTACTTCTTTTGGGTAGAGTTAAGATCCCCACAGCTAACGTGGCCTGCAGCCCCACAGATAGGTTTTACAAACTGTCCCTTCGTTTGTGTATGTTGCTGAGCTTTGAAggaaggaaagggggagaagagaatCCAAATTGAGCCCTTTACCATTTTCAGACCCACGTTCTGTGACATTACTCCAgggagagttgggggggggggtggagacttGATGTAATGGCTCCCTGCTCCCATTATCTCTGCTATGCCTCAAAATAAAGCATTCCCTGGAGAAGAGGCAAGTAAAGTTAACAGACACTCAGCACCAAAGATTACAAAGTCTGGCTTACAACTGCACTTTGCCAGTGTGAGATACATGCCTCCGAAAACTACAAGTTTGAATTCCGTTCAGTGAGACAATAATAATTTGAACTTATGTCATGTCTTTAATGAAGAAGAATAACTTCTGATGTTTTAGATATGGTCATTTTAGATATCTTCAATAGTGGCCTCAAAGGCGATGAGGGGCAGTGGGGAATGAAGATACAGCTGATTGAGCAAATCTCAACACCGAAAAACATTGTCACATGGAGAAATTAAGGCAACGCAgagtagtgttgatgggttcaagCTAGCTGCTACAGTAGCAGTATGCATGCAAAACTGATGCCTTCTTTGAGTGACCTTGTCAACAGAAAACACATTAATGAGGAATAGAAGTCCAATAAGACGAATGTGGGCAGCAAAGAGGTACTGGATGCAACTCTGTGCAGGAACTAGAAATTGTGTACTGTACTCAGGGAGGAGCACACTGCACCATATGTACCATGCACCTGGAACAGCCGTGAGCTATAGCAAGCATGACTGGATTTCCCATACCAAGTCTGACTTTAAATCGACCTCCTCCATCAACGCAATGAGCGGCAGTCAAGATCCAAAACTGATGAATTAGAACTCCTCCACACTTGAAATGGCCACCTGCATCCATAAGTAGGATCTGTCATTAAAATACAGAGTGACCTCATAAAATTAAATACAACTCCATAAACAAGAGACATTCACAAGCTTCAGCAAACAAACCCTCCACCCATAGACCTAAAAAAAACTTCACTACAAACCCAGTCACTAAACCAGTAGGATCAAGTAGAAGCAGAATGCCCCAAGGTTGAGTCTAGTTTTAAAACATCTTAAGGATTTCCCAGTGATATAAAGAATAAAACTAGTATCAAAGATTCAACCTGATAATAATTGATTGTGGATTGGAGAGGGAAATAAGGCTAATTTTGCCCGTCTGCATGTATTTCCAGAGAAAGATATGATTGAGAAATGGAGTTTGACAACAAAGAAGCGTTGACTAACGACATCCAAGAGCACTAtcaagtccctgtccacactaaATCCATTTACCGGTACCAGGTTTATGGCCTTCTATGCCTTAATGATTCAAGTGTGCATCCAGATACTTTTCAAACGTACCATCTTtgagggcagtgcattccagattgcAGCCACTCTCTGGGTGATACAATATTTCTTCAGATGCCTTCTATCTCTCTTAATGTTCACCTCAAGCCTATGCCTTCTGGCTCTAGGTGCCTCCATAATGAGGAAAAGTTTCTCATACTCCACCCTACCTATggcactcataattttgtattactGTGTTGAAGGAAAAGAAACCCAGTCCAACCAGCCTATCTTCAT is a window of Hemitrygon akajei chromosome 3, sHemAka1.3, whole genome shotgun sequence DNA encoding:
- the proca gene encoding vitamin K-dependent protein C, producing the protein MVKACCCLIFLAVAHIVVPSYSVFLSEKKASEVLRIRKRHNSFFEEFKAGNLKRECIEEVCDFEEVKEIFPTTDDALIFWNKYVDGDQCESNPCASNATCQDLIGGYYCHCPQGRDGPQCQYALKATNCSDNYGYCTHICKEIPLRNRRECSCVNSYDLSDDGFSCIPKEYGCGYLRTVRKKSSSQGMENSTPDPRIIGGKVMKKGSSPWQILLMDAGGHFKCGGVLIHQFWILTAAHCVDGGGRFKVRLGEHNRTVNEQTEDTIIISAVIIHPNFTRSRLDNDIALLQLSVPAIFSDYILPVCLPGRMMAEERLLIPGNKVLVTGWGAVDENDDTIRPTTLLFIDITLVSHKQCQEMLGNRITYNMICAGDPSFRRDACKGDSGGPMVIVKNGTWFLIGLVSWGEGCGRFHKFGVYTKVSNYLDWIYSETDI